The segment CTCCTCGCCCACGTCGTCGAGCACGTCGACGCCGCCACCGCCGACGAGATCCTCCGCACGTACCTGCCGTACGTGCGCCCGGGCGGCGCGGTCCACGTCGTCACCCCGCAGGAGCGCGGCCAGGCCTTCGACCCCACGCACGTGCGCTTCTGCGACTTCGACGTCGTGGAGGCGCTGCTGCGCGACCACGGGCTCGCGGTCGAGCGGCGCTACTCCTTCCCCTTCCCGCGGTGGGCGGGGTCGCTGTTCGTCTACAACGAGTTCAACGTCACCGGCCGCCTGGCAGGTCCGTGACCCCGCCGCCGGACCCGGGGGCCGCGCGCATCCGCCGGGACCACACGAGGTAGGCCGCCCGGCGCAGGCCGGCCGTGCCGACGGCGCGCAGGGACCCGAGCCGGGCGTCGGCGGCCGAGACGGCCTCCGGCCAGTCCGCGTGCACGCGGGCGTGCAGGCGGGCCGCCTGCCGGGCCTGCTCGCCGGCCAGGGCGACGCTCCACTGCGTCGCGCTCACGCGGAAGGCGGCGAGGACCTCGTCGAGGGCGACGAGGTCGCCGTGGCGCAGCGCGCGCACGTACAGGTCCTGGTCGATGAGGTAGGGGTCGCGGGCCGACCAGCCCCCCACGGCCCGCACGACGTCGGTGCGCAGCAGGACGCACGCGGGCTCGCCGAGCAGGTTCGTGCCGGCCCGGACCGTCGCGCGGACGGCCTGCGCGCCGGGCACCCGCCCGCGCAGCGGGCCGAGCCCGCGACCACGCACGAGCACCCGGTCCGCGGGGTCCACGAGGTCGCGCCGGCACGCGGCGAGGACGGCGCCGGGCTCGGCCCGCAGCGCCGCCACCTGGCGCTCCAGGCACGTCGGGGCGAGCAGGTCGTCGCCGCAGACGAGCTTGACGAGCTCCCCCCGCGCCTCGTCGGTCACCCGGTTCCAGTTCCGCTCCGCGCCGCCGCCGGCCTCGGTCCGCAGCAGCCTGACCCGCGGGTCGTCGGCGTACGGCTGCAGCCGCTCCCACGTGCCGTCGTCGGAGGAGTGGTCGGCGACGACGACGTCGAGGTGGCGGTAGGTCTGCCGGAGCACGGAGTCGAGGGTCCGGGCGACGTAGCGGGCGTTCCGGTACGCGGGGACGACGACGGAGACGAGCGGGTCGGTGCTCACGCGGCCTGCTTCCTGCGGAAGGAGAAGTACTTGTGCCCCACGTAGCTCATGAGCGCGGTGACGAAGACGACGAGCAGCTGGCTGGGGATCACCGGCAGCCCCGCGACCTCGACGAGCAGCGGCAGGGCGAGGAGGTTGACCCCGAGCGCCCCGAGGTAGACGGTCTCGAAGCGCAGCAGGTCGAGGAGCACGTTGCCCCGCACCCGGAACACGAGGCGCCGGTGCAGCACGAAGGCGCACAGCACGCTGACGACGTGCGCGGCGAGGAGCACGACGAGGTAGTGGGCGACCCGCCCGAGCGTGAGCTGCAGGCCGACGAAGGCGACGGTCCCGATGAGCGTGTTGACGGCGCCGACGCCGACGAAGAGGACGCGCTCGTCCCCGGCGAGCCGGCGGGCGCGCGCGAGCCGGCTCGGTGGGGGCGGGGCGTCCGGCACGTGGCGAGACGGTAGTTCATGTGCGGTCGGGCGGCCCTCACCCGACCGCGGCGCCGACGAGCAGCACGCCCTGGCCGACCGCCTGCACGAGCACGGACCGGCGCCACGTCGCCCGCACGGCGGCGACCTCCAGCCGCGCCCCGCGCGGGAGCACCGCCGACAGCGACGCGGCGAGGTGCGTGGCGTGCACGGCGAGCAGGCTGAGCGCGTCGCGGGCGTCGAGACCGCCGCCCGCGAGGACGGCGAGCAGGCCGAGCCCGAGCACGACCGGGGTCGCGAGCGGCAGCGACGGGCGCCACGCCACCGCCAGCGCGAGCAGCACGGGCAGGAGGGCGGGCAGCGGCGAGCCGCCGGGCCAGTCGCGGCCCGCCACCTGCGCCGCCGCGCCCAGCGCGGCCGCGAGCACGAGGACGAGGCGCGGCACGAGGCCGGAGACCGTCCGCCCGGTGCCGGCGGGTGCGGGGCTCACCCGGCCCCCGCCCGGACGCGCTCGCGCACCAGGCGACGCGTGGCGAGCGGCAGGTCCGCGCCCGCCGGCAGCACCGGGACGCCGGCCCGGGCGAGCGCGGCCAGCCGCGCACGCCGCTCGGCGAGGACGAGCGCGAGGGCCGCCGCACCGGCGGGGCCCCGCCGGTCGGCCACGAGGTCCTCCGGCATGCAGTCGACGCCGACGGTCGTGCGCCCGTGCCGGCGCAGCGCGAGCGCGAGGTCGCCGACCCGGTCGTCGAGGAACGGCGACAGGACGACCACGAGCGCGCGTCCCGGCACCTGCTCGAGCAGCCGGCGGGGCAGCGTCGTGGCCGCGTACCCGGCCCGCCCGCCGACGGCCGTCCCGCTCGCGGTGGTGCCCGCGAGCGCGACGCGGAGCCGGCGCAGGTGGCGGCGACCGGCGCCGGCTCGGACGGACGCGGCGGGCACGGTGAGGTCGACGGTCGCGACCCGGTCCCCGGCGTGCAGGTGCGCGGCCGCGAGCGCCGCCGCCGTGGTCACCGTGAGGTCGAGGCTGCTGCCGGGCTCCACCGCCCCACCGGCGAGGACGACGGGCACGGACCACGAGGCGACGTCGCGACCGAGGTCGCCGCGGGTGTCGAGCAGGAGCACGACGTCGCCGTCGGCGTCCACGGACGTGCGCCGCACGTGAAGGCGCAGGCCGTCAGGGCGCTGCCCGCGCCGGGCGGTGGCCCGCCAGTCGACCGCCCGCAGCCGGTCGCCGGGCCGGAACTCGTCGACGGCGTGCAGGTCGCTGCCGTCCCCCGCGCGCCGCGTCCGGTGCGGGCCGACGACCGTCGTGCCGCGGGGCGGCAGCGGCCCCGCGGCGGCGGGCGGCACGGCGGGCACGACGAGCACGTCGCGGACGGCGCCGGCGCTCGGACCGACGGCGAGGTGGCCGTCGGCGGCCACGAGCAGCGTGTCCGGCCGCGTGACGGCGTGCCGGCCCCACGTGCCCGGGTCGAGCCGGCCCGTGAGGGTGCGCGGGCGGCGGCCGACGGCGAGCGCGACCGGACCGTCCGGCGCGACGACGACGGCGAGGTCGCCCCCCGGCACCGCGGGCACCTCGAGCCGCACGTCGACGCCCTCGCCCACGGCCCCCGTCCGCGGCACCCGGACGTCCGCCACCACCGTGGCCGGCGCCTCGCGCGGGCGCAGGGCGAGCGCGGCCGTCAGCGCGAGGGGGACGGCGAGCGCGGCCGCCTCCGGGGAGCCGAGCACGGCCCCCGCACCGAGGCCGCCCAGCCCGAGGGCGACCGCGCGGCGCAGGGCCGCGGTGGGGCGCCAGCGGGCCGTCACGCCGTCACCGGGTCGGCACCGTCGCGGGCGTCCGGACGGAGCCGAGCACCTCCTCGACGACCGCGGCGGAGGTCACGCCGCCGGACCACGTCTGCACCCCGAGCACGAGGCGGTGCCCCAGGACCGCGGGCGCCGCGGCCTTGACGTCCTCCGGCAGCACGACGGTGCGGCCGTCGAGGACCGCGAGACCCCGGGCCACGAGCAGCAGCGCGAGGCTCCCGCGCGGCGACGCGCCGACCTCGACCGCGGAGTGGGCCCGGGTCGCCGCGGCGAGGGCGACGCAGTACGCGGCGAGGTCCGCCTCGACGTCGACCTGCTCGACGCCGGCCTGCATCCGGCGCAGCGTGCCGGCGTCCACGACGCGGGGGACCTCGACCGCCTCCTGCCGGCGGCCGACCCGCCGCAGCAGCACGTCGCCCTCCTGCGCCGCGTCGGGGTAGCCGACGGCGAGGCGGACGAGGAACCGGTCGAGCTGCGCCTCGGGCAGCGGGTACGTGCCCTCGTACTCGACGGGGTTGGCGGTGGCGAGGACGTGGAACGGCCGGGGCAGGGGCGTGGTGCGCCCCTCGACGGTGACCTGTCCCTCCTGCATCGCCTCCAGCAGCGCGGCCTGCGTCTTCGGGCTCGTCCGGTTGATCTCGTCGGCCAGCAGCAGCCCGGTGAACACCGGGCCGGGACGGAACGCGAAGTCGCGGGTGGCCGGGTCCCAGACGAACGAGCCGGTGACGTCCGACGGAAGCAGGTCCGGCGTGCACTGCAGGCGGGCGAACTGCAGCCCGAGCGCGGCCGCGAGGCTGCGGGCGGCGAGGGTCTTGCCGAGCCCGGGCACGTCCTCGAACAGCACGTGGCCCCCGGCCAGCACGGCGGCGAGCGCGACGCGCAGCGGCTCGCGCATGCCGACGACGGCGGTGCCGACGGCGTCGAGCACGCCGGTCGCGAGCCGGGTGACCTCTCCGGCGGGCAGGGGCTGCGGGGCGGGGTCGGTCACGGGCTGCTCCTCGGGGTGCCGGTCGTGCCGCGGCGGGCGAGCCCGGCCGCGCGCCGGACGTCGTCGAGGGCGGAGGGAGCCCCGGCCCGCGCGTCGAGGCGGCGCAGCCGCTCGGCGAGCAGGGCGCGGTCCCCCGCGTCGGTCCGGGCGCCCTCGACCTGCCGTGCGGTGAGGGCGACCTCCTGCCGGCCCGGGCGCGTGCGCGGGGCGGGCCGGTCGGGCCAGCGCTGCTCGAGCGGCTCCTCGAACCGGACGGCGAGGGCGAGCACCGCCACGAGCACGCACAGCCCGACCGCGCGGCCGGCACCTATCCCGACGAACCAGCAGAGCCCGCCCGTCGCCGCCGCCAGCGCGAGGGCGCCGAGCCGTCGCCGCAGGCTCGGCACGGGCCACGCGACGGGGCTCACGCGCCGACCTCGACGGCTCGCAGCAGCGAGGCGAGCGCGGCACGGGCCGCGTCGGCCTCCGCCGGCGTCACCTCGCGCGCCGGCGTGCCCGGGGCGGCGAAGCGCACCCGCGAGTACGTGCGCCGCAGCCCCTCCAGGGCGGCGCGGTCGAGCCCGGGCGCGCTGCGGGCCAGCCGCGCGGCGAACTCGGTGGGGGTGTCGGTCCAGCGGCGGGCCGCGCCGGTGCCGGTGGCGGCGCGCTCGAGCTCCGCCCAGCACGCGACGACGACGTCCGCGAGGTGCCCGGGCGGGACGTCGGCCAGCCGCAGCAGGCCGCTGCGGGCCGCGGCGGCGAGGGCGGCGGCGTCCGGGTCGGCCGTCACGGCCTCGTCGGGCGGGCCGCCCCCGTCGTCCTCGCCGTCCGCGCTGTCGGCCGGCGCGTCCCGGCGGGCGCTCAGCAGCGAGCGCACGAGCAGCGCGAGCGCGAGGCTCGTCGCCACGACGGCGGCGGCGACCTCCAGCGGCACACCCGCGACGGCGTCGCCGTAGCGGGGCGGGTCGACGTCGACGACGCGCTCGCCCGCGGGGTCCGCCGTCGGCTGCGCGACCTCGAGCGGGCGGATTCGGTCGGCGGGGCTGTCGCCGGACAGCGGGACGGGCCCGAGCCCGACCGCGAGCAGGACGGCGGCGAGGCCGAGGAGCGCGGGCACGGCCACCCACGCGGCCGGCGGGCCACCGCCCGCCGGGCCGCGCGCCGTCCCACCCCCGCCGGTCACCGCCCTCGCCCCGGTCACCGTCTCATCCCACCACACGGGAACGACACGGCCCGCGCGCCTGTTGAGCCTGGTGACACCGACGCGCGGCCCACGCGCGACCGAGGAGGACGCATGCTGTTCGGCTCCCGCACCGCCACCCCCGTGACCCGCGACCAGGCCCTGCCCGGCCGCCCGACGCCCGTCACCGTGCCCGGCCGGCACGTGGTCAAGGGCACGTCGCTCACACCGCCGTGGCCGGAGGGCCACGAGGTGCTGTACGTGGCGATGGGCTGCTTCTGGGGCGCCGAGCGCATCTTCTGGCGCCTCGACGGCGTCCACACCACCGCCGTCGGCTACATGGGCGGCTACACGCCCAACTCCACCTACGAGGAGACGTGCACCGGGCGCACCGGGCACACCGAGACGGCGATGGTGGTGTACGACCCGGCCGTGGTGTCGCTCGAGCGGCTGTTCAAGGAGTTCTGGGAGAACCACGACCCGACGACGCCGAACCGGCAGGGCAACGACGTCGGCACGCAGTACCGCTCGGCCGTCTTCACGACGACCGACGCACAGCTGGCGGCCGCGCGGGAGTCCCGCGAGCGCTACCAGCGGGCGCTGAGCGCCGAGGGCTACGGCCAGGTCGTCACCGAGATCCGTCCCGCCGCCGAGGCCGGCGAGTTCTTCTACGCCGAGGACTACCACCAGCAGTACCTGCAGCGGAACCCGAACGGGTACTGCAACCACGGCTTCTGCCAGGTCGGCTACGACATGGCCGCGCACGGCCAGGTCGCGAGGGCGCAGCTGCCCGAGGCCTGACCCGTCAGGTCCAGCGGACGGTGCGGACGGCGCTCGTGCCGGTCGCGTGGTCGGCGTCGCCCGGCGCCACCACGCGGTAGGCCTCGCTGCCGGCGGTCGTGCGACGCACCTGGAAGCGGTAGCCGCTCGTGCCCGACAGGGTCTGGGAGGTCACCCGGCGCCAGCCGTCGGCGACCCGGCGCTCCAGGTGCACCGTGCTCCCGGCGTGCGCGGGCGACACGGTGCCGGCGACCTCGACGGTGCCGCCCCGGGGAGCCGTCGCGCGGCTGAGCGCGCTCGACACCGCCGTCGCGACGTCGACCCGGTGCGCGGGCCCGCCGGAGCCGAGGACGGAGCCCCGGCCGGGCACCCGCACCTGGTAGTCGGCGTGCCACGACGGGCGGTGCTGCAGCCGCGCGGTGCCCGACGCCGACGTCGTCGCCGTCGCGACCCTCGTCCAGCCGGTCGCGCCCCGCTTCCGCACGTGCAGCTCGACGGGGACCCCGGCCAGGGCCGTGCCGTCGGTCCGCCGCGCGACGGCGTCGACGGCGACGGTCTGCCCGTACACCGCGGACCGGCGCGTGGCGGTGCTGGTGACGCTGCTGCCGTGCCACACCCCGACCGCCCGGCGACCGGTGTTCCCGACCGCGTCGCGGGGGAAGACCGCCACCGCGTGGTAGCCGCCCTGCGCAAGACCGGTGACCGTCACCTGCGTCGCGCTGCCGCGGTAGACGACCCGCCCGTCGCTCGGCGACGACGGCGCCGTCCGGCCCGGGCGCGTCACGACCGTCACCCCGGCGAAGTCGGGGTCCGCCGGCGGTGACCAGCGCAGCGCGACGCTGCCCCAGCCCGGCGTGCTCGACAGCCCGCGCACGGGGCCGGGTGGCGTCGTGTCGACCGGGGTGACCGCGGGCGACGGCGCCGACGGCGCCCCGGGCCCGGCGGCGTTGGTCGCGGTGACGACGAAGCGGTACGCGGTGCCGTTCGTCAGCCCGGTGACGACGGCGGACCGGGCGGTGGGCCCGGTCTGCAGGCTCCGCCCTCCCGGCTCGACCGTGACGGTGTAGCCGGTCACGCTCAGGCCCTCGCCGTCGGCCTCCTGCCAGCTCACCGTCGCCCGCTCGTCGCCCGCCACGGCGGTGACGCCCGGCGGGGCGAGCGGCGGCAGGGGCGACACGTCGACGAGGTGCACGGCCCCTGGGACCTGCTGACCGGCGACGAGCACACCGTCGGGCACCGGGAGCAGGGCGCCGTCGGCGCGGGCACCGCCACGCTGCAGCACGTCGGCGCTCGCTCCCCCGGCTCCCCGGCCGGTGCCGACGACGTAGCGGTCCAGCGCCGCGGCGCGACCGGACCACGTCGGCTGCCCCGACCACAGCGTCCCGTCGTCGGCCTCCGCGACCGAGGCCCCGCCGACGAGGAAGGTGGCGGACTCGGTCAGCAGCCCCCGCTGCGTGTCGACGGTGCGCAGCCGCTGCGCGGACGACGGCGCGCTCAGCTGCACGAGCCCGGCGGGCGACACCGCGAGCGGACCGGTCTGCAGCCACGCGTCGACGTCCGGCACGTCGCCGGAGCCGGGCAGCACGGGGGTCCGCAGCGGCGTACCGTCGAGGGGGACGACCACGACGGCGTGCCGGGCCCCCTGTCCGCCGCGGACCCGGGTGACGAGGACGACCTCGCCCCGCTCCCGGTCGACGACCATGGGCTGCCGGCGGGTCGTGCTGAGGAACTCCACGGGCTGCAGCCGGGTGGCGGCTCCCGCGGCGCCCGCGACGGGCAGCTCCGCCCCGCCCCCGGCGAGCGTCCGCCAGGTGCCGTCCGGCTGCTGGGCCCGCAGCCAGCACTCCTGCGGCCCGCAGAGCACCGCGACGACCCGACCGTCGGGGGCGAGGTCGGCCGTCCACTGCACCCGGTCCCGCAGGTAGGTGGCCTCGATCCCGAGGCCGCGGGCCGCGTCCCGGACGTCGGCGACGACCTCGACGACCGGGCCTGAGGGCGTGGGCACCTCGCGACGGACGTCCACGGCGCTCACGACCGCGAGGTCGCCGTCGAGCGGGTGGTGCACGAGCCGGTGGACGCCCTCCGGCAGCCCGACCCGGGCCGAGGGGGTGCCGTCCGGCGAGCCGAAGCGGTGCAGGTCGTGACGGCCGAGAAGGACCCGGCCGCCCGTCCCGAGGTCGGACCCGTCGACCGCGAAGGCCCGCAGCGCGTGGTCGCACGCGACGACGACGTCGTCCCCGCGCACGGCCAGGGCGGCGGTGCCGCAGTCGCTGTCGGACCGGTCGCCGGTCAGGTCGGCGTGGTCCGCGACGGTGCGCACGGAACCGCCGTCGACCACCCGGACGGAGAGCTCCCTGGGGGCGAGGGCGGTCTCGTCCAGGTAGGCGAGCACGCCGTCACCGGCCGTGAGCGCCGCCGCGTGCATCGGGGCACCGAGCGCGGGACCGTCCGTCGCCTCGCCGGGCTCCGGGTACCGACCACCGCCGGGACCGCTGCCGGCCACCAGGACGGGGGGGAGCCCGGCCGTCCGGTCGTGGCGGTAGATGCCGAAGATGCGCGCCTCGTACAGCGCGCCGTCGGGTCCTTCCGCGAACGTGCCGGCGGACGTGCCGGACAGCGGGGCCGGCACGGTCCCGTCGACCCACCCCGGCGGCAGCAGGCCGGTCGTCCCGCTGCGGCCGTCGGGGCCGCGCCGGATGTCCACCACCATGGAGCCGTCGCGCAGGACGAGCCTCGGGTCGACCCACCAGGCCGCACCGACCTGCGGCGGGCGGCGGACGCTCAGCCGGTGCCGGGAGTCGATCGTGGCGACGTACTGGTTGCCGCGCAGCAGCCACAGGACGCCGTCGTCCGCACGCGTCAGCTGCGAGGCAGCCGGCAGTCCCACGTCCCGGGCGTCCCACGTGGGGGGTACCGGCACGTCCCACGTGGTGCCCGACGCCGCCACGTCGGGCCCGGGCGTGCCGTAGCGGACGTCGACGGTCCCTGCGCGCGGGTCCAGCGCGCGCAGCTGGCGGGTCGACTGCTCCTGCACGAGGAGCGTGCCGTCGGGCTCCACGGCGAGCGCGCGTGGGGCGGGTGTGACCAGCGCCTCGGTCGCCGGCCCGCCGTCGCCGAGCCGCCCCCCGAGCACGTGCGAGACGCGGGGGCGCGGCTGCTCGCGGTCGCCGTCGGTGGCGAGCGCGGCGCCGACGTCGGCCGTCGCCGGTCCCACCAGGCCGACCAGGCCCACCGCGACGGCAGCCGGCAGCAGCAGCGCAGCGACGAGCGCGCGCACCACGAGACCACGCATGTCCCCCACCTCCTCGCGGACCGTAGTCGAGGCGCGCCGCGCCCGAAGGGCGTTCCCTCACCTCCGCCCCGGACGGCGTCGGGCCGGTCCCCCGTCCCCGCCGACGACCGCGCGACGAGCGCGAGCACCACCCCGCCGAGCACGAGGCAGAAACCGACGACCTGCAGGGCGGTGAGCGCCTCGCCGAACCACCACCACGCGAGCACGGCGGCCCCGACGGGCTCGAGGGTGGCGACGACGGTCACGAGGGTCGCCGGGATCCACCGCAGCGCGGCCGTCTCGGCCGCGAAGGGCGAGAGCGTGCCGAGGACGACGACCCACGCGACCACGAGGACGAGCGCCACCTCACCTGCGCCGAGCGCGTCGGGCAGCGCGACCGGCTGCCCCGTCCAGCCGCCGAGCGAGCGCCACGGCACGAAGGCGAGCGAGAGCAGCCCCGGCACGGCGAAGCCCCAGAACGTCGTCGACAGCGCGTCGCGGGTGCGGACGATGCGCTCCCCGAGCAGGAAGTACGTCGCGAAGGACCCGGCCGCGACGAGCCCGGCCACCACCCCTACGGTGTCGAGCTCGACGTCGCCGCCGAGCCCGAGGGCGAGGGCGAGGCCGCCGAGGCTGAGGGCGAGGGCGGGCCACAGCAGGGCGCTGACCCGCTCGCGCAGCACGAAGCGGGCGACGAGCGCCACGAGCAGCGGCGCGAGGTACTCCAGCAGCAGGGCGAGACCGATCGGCAGCCGCTGGATGGCGACGAAGTAGCTCACCTGCACGAGTCCCACCCCGCCGAGGCCGTAGGCGAGCAGCAGCGGCACCTCCCGGGCGCGCAGCCGGAGCCGGGAGGCGCGCCCGGTGGCCAGCAGCACGAGCAGGAGCACCAGGGCCGTGCCCGCGATCCGGACGGCCGCCAGCGGGACGGGGTCGACGCCGTTGGTCAGCGCGAGCCGCGACACCCCGGCGTTGACGACGAACAGCGCGATGCCGAGCAGGACGAGCGTCCACCCGCGGCCGAGGTGCGCCCCGGGCGCTTCGGGACGGACGGGCGCCTGGACGCCGGGTTCGGTCACCGGCGCAGTGTGCCCGGGGCGGGCCGCTCAGCCGGCGAGCGTCCCGCCGAACACCTGCCACGCGAGCGCGGACTTCGCCGTGAGGCTCAGCAGGATGTACGTCCGCTCCCCCACCACGTAGCGCCGCCACGGGCCGACGCGGGCGTACTGCAGCCCCTGCACGACGGCGAAGGAGTTGAAGAAGAGGAAGAGCGAGATGATGATCGCGAAGACGAAGGTCGGCGGCTCGGCGCCGGACGTCGCCCCTGGCGCGACGACGTAGAGCAGGATCGCGAGCCACGGCACGGCCCCGGCCACGCAGCCCATGACGAAGGGCAGCCACCGGCCGCTGCCGGGCTCCTCGTAGCGCTCCTGCAGCCAGCCGAAGAGGATCATCGACGCGTTGACGCCGAACAGGCCGATGAGGGCGGCGGCGTCGGCGATGCCGGTCAGCTGCGCGATGAGCACGACCATGACCGACGACGACAGCGCGTACTCCACCCAGCGATAGAAGTTGTGGTGGTCGGCGAGGCCGCGCAGGTAGCGCTCGTGCACCCGCGGCAGCGACACGAGCACGTGGAAGGACGCCGACAGCGCGAGGAACAGCGCGACGCCCAGCGCGAGCGGGGAGTCGAACAGCGTGACGGTCTCGTACCGTCCGGCCCCCGGCGGGCCCGCGAGGTACGACGCCGTGACCGGCAGGGTGAAGTCGGTGGCGAGCGCGAGCACGACGACCGCCTGCACGGCGTGCAGGACGGCGGCGACGACGTTGTCCCGCCGCAGGTGCGCGAGGGACCCCGTCGTGTCGTGCGCCGGGTCGACCTCCGGCTCGTGCGGCGTGCCGACGACGTGGGCGGCGGCGGGCGTGCGGTCCGTCATCTCCAATTCTCAGCATGCTGAGGGAATCGGCGCGACCCGGGACGGCGTGACCTCAGGGCGTGACGAGCCGGACGGGGCTGGCGTAGGCGAGCGCCCGGTTGTTGCTCGGGTGACCGGACGGTCCCGGCTGCAGGTTGCGGAGGGTCGGGTCCGCGACCCGCACGACGAGCCACGGCACCTCCTCGGCGTCCCAGCCGCCCTGCAGGTCGACAGCGACCTCCGCCACCTGACCGGAGCGGGCGGGCGCGACGGCGAGGACGGTCGGCACCGTGAGGCCCCGGGTGAGGACCTGGACCTCGAGCTCGCGGCCGGTGTGCTCGGGTCCGGTCTCGACGTCGACCGACACGGTCAGCGACGTCGTGCCGCCGGGCACGTCGAGGGCGCCGCCCATCCGGACGGCGCCCGCGCCGGGCGCGGAGCCGTCGCCGGCCTCCACGACGCAGTCCAGCCGCAGGCCGGGCTCGCGCGTGGCGAAGAAGCGCCGCGCGAGCAGCGCCTCGCGCACGCCCGCGCGGTCCCAGGAGCGCACCCACAGCCCGGAGCGGCCGCGCCCGGGCTCGAAGCCCCAGCGCCGCCCGTGCTCGTCGGAGACCCCGAGCAGCCCGGGCCGCCAGCCCGCGTCCAGGCACTCCAGCAGGGGGCTGGCCTGGCCGAGCCGGTAGCCCTCGAACAGGTAGTCGTCGTCGCGGTTGAAGACCTCGAGGCTCACCATGCGCTCGGTGAGGCGCGGCTCGTGGCGGAAGGCGTCGAAGCGCAGCGGCTCCCGACCGGGGTGGTTGTAGCCGAACAGGGCGTCGTCGCCGGAGCGAGAGGCCACGAGCCACTCGTGCAGCCCGGCGACGCCGAGCCGGTCGTCCGGCGGCAGCCACTCCTCGCTGAACCACACGTTGACGTGGCCGAGGTGCGGGGTCGTCCACTCGAAGCCGCGCACGGCCGTGAAGCCGCCCGGGTCGTCGAAGCGCTCGGCGATCTCCGTCGCCCGCAGGAAGTCCGCCTGCTCGATCGTCTTGACCGGCATGCCCGCCCACGGCACCACCTCGCGGACCCGCTCGAGCGCGTCGGGGTCGGCGAAGCCCGCGTGGTCGGTGAGGGCCGCGGCGTCGAGGCCGGACGCGCGCATGCACGCGAAGGCGTCGTCGGCGTGGCCCGCCCCGTCGGACAGGTCGCTGTGGTTGTGCAGGTCGGCGTGCAGCACCTGCGTGCCCGCCACGAGGTCGGCGTGGCGCGTCGCGGCGAGCCCGCTCGTGCGCGACGGCCCGGGTCGCGGCTCCTCGCCCCGCGAGTGCGGCCGCAGGAGCAGGGCGCCCGCGCGGCCCTCGACGCCGGCCGTCACCGCGCGAGGAAGCCGAGCAGGTCCAGGCGCGTGAGCACGCCGACGGGCTTGCCGTCGTCGACCACGAGCACCGCGTCGCCGAGGGTGAGGGCCTCGCGCAGCGCGTCGACGGACTCCCCGGCCCCGATGAGCGGCAGCGGGGAGTCCATGTGCGCCTCGACGGGGTCGGCCAGGCTCGCCCGGCCGGTGAAGACCAGCTCGAGCAGGTGCTCCTCGGTCACCGCCCCCGCGACCTCGCCGCTGGTGACGGGCGGCTCGGCCTTGACGACGGGCATCTGGGAGACGCCGTACTCGCGCAGGATTCCGATCGCGTCGCGGATCGTCTCGTTCGGGTGGGTGTGGACGAGCGCCGGCAGGTCGCCCGCCTTGGCGCGCAGCACGTCGCCCGCGGTGCGGCCGCCCTCGGCGGGCAGGAACCCGTACGACGACATCCAGCGGTCGTCGAAGATCTTCGACAGGTAGCCACGGCCGGAGTCCGGCAGCAGCACGACGACCACCGCGTCGTCGCGGCCCTCGCGCGCCAGGCGCTGCGCGACGCGGAGCGCGCCGACCGCGGCCATGCCGCACGAGCCGCCCACGAGCAGGCCCTCCTCGCGGGCGAGGCGGCGGGTCATGTGGAAGGAGTCCGCGTCGGACACCGCGACGATCTCGTCGGGCACCTCGGGGTCGTACGCGCTCGGCCAGAAGTCCTCGCCCACGCCCTCGACGAGGTACGGCCGACCGGTGCCGCCGGAGTACACGCTGCCCTCCGGGTCGACGCCAACCACCTGCACGGGCCCGCCCTCACGGTCCGCGCTCTGCTCCTTGAGGTAGCGGCCGGTGCCGGTGATGGTGCCGCCCGTGCCGACGCCGCAGACGAAGTGGGTGACGCGGCCCTCGGTGTCGTCCCACACCTCGGGGCCCGTGCTCTCGTAGTGGCTGGCCGGGCCGGCGGGGTTGGAGTACTGGTCGGGCTTCCAGCCGCCGGGCAGCTCGCGGGCGAGCCGGTCGGAGACGGAGTAGTACGAG is part of the Aquipuribacter sp. SD81 genome and harbors:
- a CDS encoding glycosyltransferase family 2 protein codes for the protein MSTDPLVSVVVPAYRNARYVARTLDSVLRQTYRHLDVVVADHSSDDGTWERLQPYADDPRVRLLRTEAGGGAERNWNRVTDEARGELVKLVCGDDLLAPTCLERQVAALRAEPGAVLAACRRDLVDPADRVLVRGRGLGPLRGRVPGAQAVRATVRAGTNLLGEPACVLLRTDVVRAVGGWSARDPYLIDQDLYVRALRHGDLVALDEVLAAFRVSATQWSVALAGEQARQAARLHARVHADWPEAVSAADARLGSLRAVGTAGLRRAAYLVWSRRMRAAPGSGGGVTDLPGGR
- a CDS encoding GtrA family protein, which translates into the protein MPDAPPPPSRLARARRLAGDERVLFVGVGAVNTLIGTVAFVGLQLTLGRVAHYLVVLLAAHVVSVLCAFVLHRRLVFRVRGNVLLDLLRFETVYLGALGVNLLALPLLVEVAGLPVIPSQLLVVFVTALMSYVGHKYFSFRRKQAA
- a CDS encoding DUF58 domain-containing protein, with amino-acid sequence MTARWRPTAALRRAVALGLGGLGAGAVLGSPEAAALAVPLALTAALALRPREAPATVVADVRVPRTGAVGEGVDVRLEVPAVPGGDLAVVVAPDGPVALAVGRRPRTLTGRLDPGTWGRHAVTRPDTLLVAADGHLAVGPSAGAVRDVLVVPAVPPAAAGPLPPRGTTVVGPHRTRRAGDGSDLHAVDEFRPGDRLRAVDWRATARRGQRPDGLRLHVRRTSVDADGDVVLLLDTRGDLGRDVASWSVPVVLAGGAVEPGSSLDLTVTTAAALAAAHLHAGDRVATVDLTVPAASVRAGAGRRHLRRLRVALAGTTASGTAVGGRAGYAATTLPRRLLEQVPGRALVVVLSPFLDDRVGDLALALRRHGRTTVGVDCMPEDLVADRRGPAGAAALALVLAERRARLAALARAGVPVLPAGADLPLATRRLVRERVRAGAG
- a CDS encoding AAA family ATPase encodes the protein MTDPAPQPLPAGEVTRLATGVLDAVGTAVVGMREPLRVALAAVLAGGHVLFEDVPGLGKTLAARSLAAALGLQFARLQCTPDLLPSDVTGSFVWDPATRDFAFRPGPVFTGLLLADEINRTSPKTQAALLEAMQEGQVTVEGRTTPLPRPFHVLATANPVEYEGTYPLPEAQLDRFLVRLAVGYPDAAQEGDVLLRRVGRRQEAVEVPRVVDAGTLRRMQAGVEQVDVEADLAAYCVALAAATRAHSAVEVGASPRGSLALLLVARGLAVLDGRTVVLPEDVKAAAPAVLGHRLVLGVQTWSGGVTSAAVVEEVLGSVRTPATVPTR
- a CDS encoding DUF4129 domain-containing protein, which produces MTGARAVTGGGGTARGPAGGGPPAAWVAVPALLGLAAVLLAVGLGPVPLSGDSPADRIRPLEVAQPTADPAGERVVDVDPPRYGDAVAGVPLEVAAAVVATSLALALLVRSLLSARRDAPADSADGEDDGGGPPDEAVTADPDAAALAAAARSGLLRLADVPPGHLADVVVACWAELERAATGTGAARRWTDTPTEFAARLARSAPGLDRAALEGLRRTYSRVRFAAPGTPAREVTPAEADAARAALASLLRAVEVGA
- the msrA gene encoding peptide-methionine (S)-S-oxide reductase MsrA; protein product: MLFGSRTATPVTRDQALPGRPTPVTVPGRHVVKGTSLTPPWPEGHEVLYVAMGCFWGAERIFWRLDGVHTTAVGYMGGYTPNSTYEETCTGRTGHTETAMVVYDPAVVSLERLFKEFWENHDPTTPNRQGNDVGTQYRSAVFTTTDAQLAAARESRERYQRALSAEGYGQVVTEIRPAAEAGEFFYAEDYHQQYLQRNPNGYCNHGFCQVGYDMAAHGQVARAQLPEA